From one Bacteroidales bacterium genomic stretch:
- a CDS encoding DHH family phosphoesterase → MEKEVFQKLKQLIQQPTLKVVILSHTHPDGDSIGSSLALLMLLQKLGHHVQVIFPDDIPSYYLWMPEIDKILIARKELEKCKSCIESSDVIFFVDMNALHRTDILADYLLTVKSANSKIFILIDHHENPEKIFEIELTTIHISSTSEILLEFINYLDKSLLDKDIATCLFTGIITDTNRFAYGNFTDKTLELTAELMRYGIYPKEIHEKIYNTYTESRLKLLGYALLEKLTILPEFKSSYMTLSKAELRKFNYQKGDTEGLVNFGLRIQEIGITALFLEFERYIKISFRSEEKYNVNYIATKYFQGGGHRNASGAFFYGDMESAVSLFIKALDEAWKNGYILQ, encoded by the coding sequence TTGGAAAAAGAAGTTTTTCAAAAACTTAAGCAACTTATACAACAGCCAACTCTTAAGGTTGTCATCCTTAGTCACACTCATCCAGACGGTGATTCTATTGGATCATCTCTAGCATTGCTTATGCTGCTTCAAAAGTTAGGACATCATGTACAGGTCATCTTTCCAGATGATATACCATCCTATTACCTCTGGATGCCTGAAATTGACAAAATTTTGATTGCAAGAAAAGAATTAGAAAAATGTAAAAGCTGTATAGAAAGTTCGGATGTGATTTTTTTTGTTGACATGAATGCTTTGCATAGAACTGACATTCTTGCCGACTATCTTTTGACTGTAAAAAGTGCCAATAGCAAAATATTTATTCTTATAGATCATCACGAAAACCCCGAAAAAATTTTTGAAATTGAATTAACAACTATTCACATATCGTCGACATCAGAGATCTTACTTGAATTTATCAATTACCTTGACAAAAGCTTACTGGACAAAGATATTGCAACATGCCTATTTACGGGAATTATTACAGACACCAATCGATTTGCTTACGGGAACTTTACAGATAAAACGTTAGAGTTAACTGCAGAGCTTATGCGATATGGAATTTATCCCAAAGAAATCCATGAAAAAATATACAACACTTATACGGAAAGTAGACTAAAGTTGTTAGGGTATGCTTTACTTGAAAAACTAACAATCCTTCCTGAATTTAAATCTTCATATATGACACTTTCTAAGGCTGAGTTACGAAAGTTTAATTACCAAAAAGGTGATACAGAAGGACTAGTTAATTTTGGTCTTAGAATTCAAGAAATTGGTATAACTGCATTATTTTTGGAATTTGAAAGATACATTAAAATTAGTTTTCGTTCAGAAGAAAAATATAATGTAAATTATATAGCAACAAAATATTTTCAAGGTGGAGGACATCGCAATGCCTCAGGTGCTTTTTTTTACGGCGACATGGAAAGTGCTGTATCTTTGTTCATAAAAGCTTTGGATGAAGCATGGAAAAATGGTTATATTTTGCAATAA
- a CDS encoding FKBP-type peptidyl-prolyl cis-trans isomerase: MEKWLYFAIMIVFLSCQEKRSENRPEIDPTKYNKALEKANQYYSRSDEMQIEDYCARHNINPIKTSSGLRYLILEKGKGSPIEEKDEVTFHYHIRLINDVLIESSRDKGPKKIIVGYSSEISGLTQGLQLLCEGDRALFIIPSHLAYGWVTESENIPPKSILIYEVKVVQVKKPS, from the coding sequence ATGGAAAAATGGTTATATTTTGCAATAATGATTGTTTTTCTTAGTTGTCAGGAAAAAAGATCGGAAAATAGGCCTGAAATTGACCCTACCAAGTATAATAAAGCTTTAGAGAAAGCCAACCAATATTATTCACGTTCTGATGAGATGCAAATCGAAGATTATTGTGCCCGTCACAATATAAATCCTATCAAAACATCTTCTGGCTTGCGCTATCTAATTTTGGAAAAAGGGAAAGGGTCTCCCATTGAAGAGAAAGATGAAGTCACATTCCATTATCACATACGCTTAATTAATGATGTCTTGATCGAGTCTTCTAGAGATAAAGGTCCAAAAAAAATTATTGTTGGATATAGTTCAGAAATTTCTGGTTTAACTCAGGGCTTGCAATTATTATGCGAAGGTGATAGAGCTCTTTTTATAATACCTTCACATCTTGCTTATGGTTGGGTCACAGAATCGGAAAACATTCCACCAAAATCTATACTCATTTATGAAGTCAAAGTTGTACAGGTTAAAAAACCTTCTTAA
- the mfd gene encoding transcription-repair coupling factor produces the protein MKFFSDLFQLEAFKKLGAYLSEPSIRRIKIQGVAGSSLPLIVFYVQKIYPDYHQLIVCDDLDEAYDLMDDFKSFSQLEENFKQHIREICFFPTPYKSKYNISHENKHHLLHRNKSILHYYQNKPLTIISYPQAFVHPVPAKKIVEQEKVTLHIEQEIDPLFLSEWLQETGFIRSDMVSSPGEFSMRGSILDVFSFAEDYPVRIIFDDNEIKKIKYFHPIHQLTIRSIDSITLLPDLKKNSISPGTNFLSLLPPEKTIVWLITTQLSELIKKEESIQQQINENTELKLVNLNEILLALDSFVHVSLSGLSDYVVDFHFKSQPLFHGKFDWLIRQIIEDGRLGWKYYIFSTDKKQLSRLESILEDLSSEDDDIFSFVQLKELNLNEGFVVPDLKLAFYTEHQLFKKVKQNLFSSSFDQPDQLSIETLIHLQPGDYVVHINHGIGRFAGLEKMIINGKEQEVIRLIYRDNDEVYVNIHSLHKISKYVGKDGQIPQLDKLGSQAWQNKKNKIKKKVKDIARELIQLYAKRKASKGIAFSPDNYLQFELEASFMYQDTQDQIRAMQEIKEDMEKPVPMDRLLCGDVGFGKTELAVRAAFKAVLDGYQVAVLVPTTILAFQHYQTFRERLDQFNVRIDFLSRFKTPVEQKEIIEKLFRGEIDIIIGTHKLLGKEIRFHNLGLLIIDEEQKFGVVAKEKIRMLKENVDTLTLTATPIPRTLQFSLMGARDMSLLRTPPPNRYPVHTEVLPFSPDLIRDAIRFELNRGGQVFFIHNIIQNIDEIARLIHELVPEAKIAVAHGQIKASELESIMLDFYQGKTDVLVSTAIVESGLDILNANTIFINNAHMFGLSDLHQLRGRVGRSGRKAFCYLFTPPDFLLTESARKRLRTIMEFSDLGSGFQIALRDLDIRGAGNLLGAEQSGFITEIGFEMYQKILDEAIQELKRDEFAELYSEEKDLNYVSDVNIETDLSILIPDTYVSSSHERYLLYKKLNDLTDQDEIQQFIDYLQDRFGPIPPETLSLFDVIRCKWKARKAGIEKIILKKNVLYFHFVQDKNNPFYSSPIFNNLLQFVLKHAKRTLLQETETKLVFKMHPVYNFKQTSEIIDEILSCNTVLIQ, from the coding sequence ATGAAATTTTTTTCCGACTTGTTCCAACTTGAAGCGTTTAAGAAGTTAGGGGCCTATCTTTCAGAACCATCGATACGTAGGATTAAGATTCAAGGAGTAGCAGGTTCTTCCTTACCATTGATTGTTTTTTACGTACAAAAAATATATCCTGATTATCATCAACTTATTGTATGTGATGATCTTGACGAAGCATATGATTTAATGGATGATTTTAAATCATTTTCGCAACTAGAGGAAAATTTCAAACAACATATTCGGGAAATTTGCTTTTTCCCAACACCTTATAAAAGCAAATACAATATTTCACACGAAAACAAACATCATCTCCTCCATAGAAACAAATCTATACTCCATTATTATCAAAACAAGCCTTTAACTATTATTTCATATCCACAGGCTTTTGTTCATCCAGTACCTGCAAAAAAAATTGTTGAGCAAGAAAAGGTTACACTTCACATTGAACAAGAAATTGATCCATTGTTTTTGTCCGAGTGGTTGCAAGAAACTGGTTTTATCAGGTCAGACATGGTAAGTTCCCCTGGCGAGTTCAGCATGAGAGGGAGTATCTTGGACGTTTTTTCCTTTGCCGAAGATTATCCCGTAAGAATCATTTTTGACGATAATGAGATTAAAAAAATTAAATATTTTCATCCAATTCATCAACTAACGATTAGGAGCATTGATAGTATAACTCTTTTACCTGATTTGAAAAAAAATTCAATATCTCCCGGGACAAATTTTTTATCGTTACTTCCTCCTGAAAAAACAATCGTTTGGCTAATCACAACTCAATTATCCGAGCTAATAAAAAAGGAAGAGTCTATTCAGCAACAAATAAATGAAAATACCGAGTTAAAGTTAGTGAACTTAAATGAAATTTTGCTTGCCCTTGATAGCTTCGTGCATGTTTCTTTATCTGGATTGTCTGATTATGTAGTAGATTTTCACTTTAAATCACAGCCATTGTTTCATGGGAAGTTCGATTGGCTTATACGTCAAATTATTGAAGATGGCAGATTAGGATGGAAATATTATATATTTTCGACCGACAAAAAGCAATTATCTCGTCTTGAAAGCATACTTGAAGATTTAAGTAGCGAAGATGATGATATATTTTCCTTCGTACAACTTAAGGAATTAAACCTCAATGAGGGTTTTGTAGTTCCTGACTTAAAATTAGCATTTTATACCGAGCATCAACTATTTAAGAAAGTTAAACAAAATCTTTTTTCTTCTTCGTTCGATCAGCCTGACCAACTTTCTATTGAAACGTTAATTCATCTTCAACCTGGAGATTATGTGGTTCACATTAACCATGGAATAGGAAGATTTGCTGGTCTTGAAAAAATGATCATTAACGGAAAAGAACAAGAAGTTATTCGCTTAATTTATCGCGACAACGATGAAGTATATGTTAACATTCACTCACTACATAAAATTTCTAAATATGTTGGCAAAGATGGGCAAATCCCCCAACTGGACAAATTAGGGTCTCAAGCATGGCAAAACAAAAAAAACAAAATCAAAAAGAAAGTAAAAGACATAGCTCGAGAACTCATTCAACTCTATGCTAAACGGAAAGCTTCCAAAGGAATTGCTTTTTCACCTGATAATTACCTACAGTTCGAACTAGAAGCTTCTTTTATGTACCAAGATACACAAGATCAGATAAGGGCTATGCAGGAGATCAAAGAAGATATGGAAAAACCCGTTCCAATGGATAGACTTCTCTGTGGCGATGTTGGATTCGGAAAAACAGAACTAGCCGTGCGAGCTGCATTTAAGGCCGTACTTGATGGGTACCAGGTGGCCGTGCTTGTTCCAACAACTATTCTTGCTTTTCAACATTATCAAACATTTCGTGAAAGACTTGATCAATTCAATGTACGCATTGATTTCTTAAGTCGTTTTAAAACTCCCGTAGAACAAAAGGAAATCATTGAAAAATTATTTCGAGGGGAAATCGACATCATCATAGGTACACATAAGCTTCTAGGTAAAGAAATACGTTTTCATAATCTCGGACTACTTATTATTGATGAGGAACAAAAATTTGGAGTAGTTGCTAAAGAAAAAATTCGTATGCTTAAGGAGAATGTCGATACGTTAACACTTACAGCTACTCCTATACCACGTACGCTTCAGTTCTCCCTGATGGGGGCGCGAGATATGAGTTTGCTTAGAACACCTCCTCCTAATCGATATCCTGTCCATACCGAGGTATTGCCATTTTCACCTGATTTGATCAGAGATGCTATTCGTTTTGAGTTAAACAGGGGTGGTCAAGTTTTCTTCATACATAATATCATCCAAAACATAGACGAGATAGCTCGTCTTATTCACGAACTTGTTCCAGAAGCTAAAATCGCTGTAGCACACGGACAAATCAAGGCATCAGAACTTGAAAGCATCATGTTGGATTTTTATCAGGGAAAAACTGATGTACTCGTATCTACGGCCATTGTCGAATCTGGCCTCGATATTCTTAATGCCAATACCATTTTCATTAACAATGCTCATATGTTTGGACTCAGCGATCTCCATCAACTAAGAGGCAGAGTAGGGCGTTCTGGTCGAAAAGCTTTTTGTTATTTATTCACACCTCCCGATTTTTTACTAACTGAATCTGCAAGAAAACGTCTTCGTACCATCATGGAATTTTCAGATCTTGGAAGTGGTTTTCAGATTGCTTTGCGAGATCTCGATATAAGAGGAGCTGGAAATTTACTAGGTGCCGAACAAAGTGGTTTTATCACAGAAATAGGTTTCGAAATGTATCAAAAAATTCTTGATGAAGCTATTCAAGAACTTAAACGTGATGAATTTGCTGAGTTATATTCCGAAGAAAAAGATTTGAACTACGTCAGTGATGTTAATATTGAAACAGATCTATCTATTCTCATACCCGATACATATGTTTCGTCCTCTCATGAAAGGTATTTATTATATAAAAAACTAAATGATCTTACTGATCAAGATGAAATTCAGCAATTTATTGATTACCTTCAAGATCGTTTCGGACCAATTCCTCCTGAAACTTTATCACTTTTCGATGTGATTCGTTGTAAATGGAAAGCACGAAAAGCGGGAATTGAAAAAATAATCCTAAAAAAGAATGTATTATACTTTCATTTTGTTCAGGATAAAAACAATCCATTTTATTCTTCTCCCATTTTTAATAATCTCCTTCAATTCGTATTAAAACATGCTAAAAGAACGCTTCTTCAAGAAACTGAAACAAAACTCGTTTTCAAGATGCATCCTGTTTACAATTTTAAACAAACGTCAGAAATCATTGATGAAATATTATCCTGCAATACAGTCTTAATCCAGTAA
- a CDS encoding FKBP-type peptidyl-prolyl cis-trans isomerase, with amino-acid sequence MKQVHVSKDSLQIQEGDIVCVSMQYATLKDSIFFDSKKEITPIWIPIHRPSFEGDIMKGLLKMHVGDSCIFKVRVDSFFVKTMGYQTIPEYLQDDSMMYVRIKILERKSKEEFEVEKKIIEDNLRKQYELLREKEQKDLQTYLEINQIKTNPLPSGLYYIPIKQGYGKKPVPGQKVLVFYEATFIDGQIFDRTDPFNPIVVIVGSPDLIEGFNEALLHMREGEKAQWIIPSSKAFGKSSIDSPIPPYTTLIFTITLYKILP; translated from the coding sequence ATGAAACAAGTTCATGTAAGTAAAGATAGCTTACAGATCCAGGAGGGGGATATTGTTTGTGTTTCTATGCAATACGCTACTTTAAAAGACAGTATTTTTTTCGATTCAAAAAAAGAAATAACTCCTATTTGGATTCCTATACATCGTCCATCATTTGAAGGTGACATCATGAAAGGGCTTTTAAAGATGCACGTAGGAGATAGTTGTATTTTTAAAGTTCGTGTCGATTCGTTCTTTGTAAAAACAATGGGATATCAGACAATTCCAGAATATCTTCAGGACGATAGCATGATGTATGTGAGAATCAAGATTTTGGAAAGAAAAAGCAAAGAAGAATTCGAAGTTGAAAAAAAAATCATCGAAGATAATTTGCGAAAACAATACGAATTATTGCGTGAAAAAGAACAAAAAGATTTACAAACTTACCTTGAAATTAATCAAATTAAAACTAACCCGTTACCATCGGGTTTATACTATATTCCGATAAAGCAGGGTTATGGGAAAAAGCCTGTTCCCGGACAGAAAGTGCTCGTTTTTTATGAGGCTACTTTTATTGATGGTCAGATTTTCGACAGAACCGACCCATTCAATCCTATCGTTGTTATTGTAGGATCACCCGACTTGATTGAAGGATTTAATGAAGCATTGTTACATATGAGGGAAGGGGAAAAAGCTCAATGGATAATTCCAAGCTCTAAAGCTTTTGGTAAAAGTTCCATTGATAGTCCAATTCCTCCTTATACTACTTTGATATTTACTATTACCTTGTATAAAATATTACCTTAG
- the lysS gene encoding lysine--tRNA ligase has translation MHLSEQEVIRREALNQLRSLGIEPYPAELFPVNITIEEIRKNAESFAQEKKQVCVAGRIMLRRIMGAASFVDIQDETGKIQLYIKRDDICPGDDKTLYNTVFKKLLDIGDIIGVEGFVFFTNMGELSIHVQSFKLLSKSLRPLPIVKEKDEKTFDAFTDPEQRYRNRTVDLIVNPWVKQVFVQRSRIIKLIRTFLDERGYLEVETPILQPIYGGATARPFVTYHNALHTKLYLRIANELYLKRLVTGGFHGVYEIGKDFRNEGMDRFHNPEFTQLELYVAYKDYIWMAELVEEMIEYIVQSLFGTTKIVYDEKEIDFKRPWKRLTMYDAIQEYTGYDISNADEQELKRIAQNIGIEIDPYMGKGKIIDKIFGETVEPKLISPTFIMDYPIEMSPLAKKHRSKPGLVERFEVIVNGKELCNAYSELNDPIDQRERFIEELKLREKGDEEAMVIDEDFLKSMEYGMPPMAGLGIGIDRLTMLLTNTTSIQEVIFFPQMKPEKRQIFSDEDFVQLGIDKDLIQFFPHIGINGLEDLAQSRSSKLFADLNVLKKKMKLNITIPDENIVEEWILKAQTKLNE, from the coding sequence ATGCATTTAAGTGAACAAGAAGTCATCAGGCGTGAAGCTCTAAATCAATTACGTTCGTTAGGAATAGAACCATATCCAGCCGAGCTTTTTCCCGTAAACATTACTATTGAAGAAATCAGAAAAAATGCTGAAAGTTTTGCCCAGGAAAAAAAACAGGTATGTGTTGCAGGAAGGATCATGCTTCGTCGTATTATGGGTGCTGCTTCTTTTGTGGATATTCAAGACGAAACTGGTAAAATACAATTATATATCAAAAGAGACGACATCTGTCCTGGCGATGATAAAACCCTGTATAATACGGTTTTCAAAAAGTTACTCGACATTGGCGATATCATTGGAGTAGAAGGTTTTGTTTTTTTTACAAATATGGGAGAACTTTCTATCCACGTTCAATCATTCAAATTGTTAAGCAAATCTCTTAGACCTCTTCCCATAGTCAAAGAAAAAGACGAAAAAACTTTTGATGCTTTCACTGATCCAGAACAAAGATATAGGAATAGAACTGTTGATCTTATTGTCAATCCATGGGTAAAGCAAGTTTTTGTTCAACGTTCTAGAATTATCAAACTCATTAGGACATTTTTGGATGAGCGTGGCTACTTAGAAGTAGAAACTCCCATTCTTCAACCAATATACGGTGGTGCAACAGCGCGACCTTTTGTAACTTACCATAATGCCTTACACACTAAACTTTATTTACGAATTGCCAATGAGCTTTATTTGAAGCGGCTTGTGACAGGCGGATTTCATGGAGTTTATGAAATAGGTAAGGATTTTCGAAACGAAGGCATGGACCGTTTTCACAATCCTGAATTTACTCAACTTGAATTATATGTTGCTTATAAAGACTATATATGGATGGCTGAACTCGTCGAAGAAATGATTGAATATATTGTTCAATCCTTATTTGGAACTACTAAAATCGTGTATGACGAAAAAGAAATTGATTTCAAACGACCATGGAAACGGTTGACGATGTATGATGCTATTCAAGAGTATACGGGTTATGATATCAGTAATGCTGATGAGCAAGAACTAAAAAGAATTGCCCAAAATATCGGGATTGAAATCGATCCTTACATGGGGAAAGGCAAAATCATTGATAAAATATTTGGTGAAACGGTGGAACCCAAACTCATCTCACCGACATTTATCATGGATTATCCGATCGAAATGTCTCCTCTTGCCAAAAAACATCGATCAAAACCAGGATTAGTTGAAAGATTTGAAGTGATTGTCAATGGAAAGGAGCTTTGCAACGCTTATTCTGAGTTAAATGATCCTATAGATCAGAGAGAACGTTTCATCGAAGAACTTAAGTTACGCGAAAAAGGTGATGAAGAAGCTATGGTCATTGATGAGGACTTCTTAAAGTCCATGGAATATGGCATGCCTCCCATGGCTGGCCTTGGCATTGGTATTGATCGACTTACCATGTTACTTACCAATACAACTTCTATACAGGAAGTTATTTTCTTCCCTCAAATGAAACCCGAGAAAAGGCAAATTTTTTCTGATGAAGATTTTGTGCAACTTGGTATTGATAAAGACCTTATTCAATTTTTCCCTCATATTGGCATCAATGGGCTAGAAGATTTAGCTCAGAGTCGTTCTTCTAAACTTTTTGCCGATCTTAACGTTTTAAAAAAGAAGATGAAACTAAACATTACTATCCCTGATGAAAACATTGTCGAAGAATGGATATTAAAAGCACAAACAAAACTGAATGAGTAA
- a CDS encoding glycosyltransferase → MKIIVLVSNDLVTDQRVKRTCSLLKEMGHEICVLGRLLPQSMDASLFGFPSRRFKLPWNKGFLFYASLNMTFLWYLLKHRFDLVWANDLDTLLPAVLVSKIKRKKIVYDSHEFYLGVPELKNRKFVAWVWKLIEKFSFKNLSWMITVNDSIARIYRRLYGIETLVIRNVPIRRDNLTPLSRKELGLPTDTFILIIQGRGINIERGVEEAILAMKWVHNALLLIIGDGDVFSYLPDLVKRNNLSDKVRIIPQMPPERLYHYTANADIGLTLDKPLSINYRCSLPNKLFDYIHAGLAVLSSDLYELRKIIYRYDVGLTISAHEPSHIGEKINYMLSDPARLSYWKKNARRAAAELHWDIEKIKLKEKLDEYFTL, encoded by the coding sequence ATGAAAATCATAGTTCTTGTATCAAATGATTTGGTTACTGACCAACGCGTGAAACGCACGTGCTCTCTCTTAAAAGAAATGGGGCATGAAATATGTGTCTTAGGAAGGCTCCTTCCTCAAAGCATGGATGCGAGCCTATTTGGTTTTCCTTCTCGACGGTTTAAATTACCATGGAATAAAGGTTTCCTTTTTTATGCATCTCTCAACATGACGTTTTTATGGTATCTATTAAAACATCGTTTTGACCTGGTTTGGGCCAATGATTTAGATACACTCTTACCTGCTGTGCTTGTTAGTAAAATCAAACGTAAAAAAATCGTTTATGATAGTCACGAATTCTATCTTGGTGTACCTGAATTAAAAAACAGAAAATTCGTTGCTTGGGTTTGGAAATTAATAGAAAAATTTTCTTTTAAGAATCTATCATGGATGATAACGGTAAATGATTCAATTGCTCGTATTTATAGGAGATTATATGGTATTGAAACTCTAGTTATAAGAAACGTACCTATTAGGCGGGATAATTTAACCCCTCTTTCACGAAAGGAACTTGGTCTGCCAACAGATACTTTTATTTTAATTATTCAAGGTAGAGGAATTAACATTGAAAGGGGAGTAGAGGAAGCAATACTTGCCATGAAATGGGTACATAATGCTTTACTTCTTATTATTGGAGATGGTGATGTATTTTCATATCTTCCTGATCTTGTCAAACGAAACAATTTATCTGATAAAGTTCGTATCATCCCACAAATGCCGCCAGAAAGATTATACCACTATACAGCAAATGCAGATATTGGACTTACGTTGGATAAGCCACTGAGTATCAATTACAGGTGCAGTTTGCCAAATAAATTATTTGATTACATACATGCTGGTCTTGCTGTCCTAAGTTCGGATCTATATGAGTTGAGAAAGATCATTTATAGATACGATGTTGGTTTAACCATTTCAGCACACGAACCGTCACATATAGGGGAAAAAATTAATTATATGTTATCAGACCCAGCCAGATTATCTTATTGGAAAAAAAACGCACGACGTGCCGCAGCAGAATTACATTGGGACATAGAAAAAATAAAGCTTAAAGAAAAACTTGATGAATACTTTACATTGTGA
- a CDS encoding helix-turn-helix domain-containing protein translates to MNEKIQMIIDWAKMSPSAFCDMIGIQRSALTHIMNGRNKPSLTLIEKILRKFPEINPDWLILDRGPMLREKTNSENQIDKNETNNNVNIKELKCTNFEQKIKSIILVFDDNTFDELIPRKKV, encoded by the coding sequence ATGAATGAAAAAATTCAAATGATCATTGATTGGGCAAAAATGTCCCCATCGGCTTTTTGCGATATGATAGGTATTCAACGTTCTGCGTTGACACATATTATGAATGGAAGAAATAAGCCAAGTTTAACATTGATTGAAAAAATTCTTCGAAAATTTCCTGAAATTAATCCCGATTGGTTAATATTAGATAGGGGACCTATGTTAAGGGAAAAAACAAATTCCGAGAATCAAATTGATAAGAATGAAACGAACAACAATGTAAATATAAAAGAACTAAAATGTACCAACTTCGAACAAAAAATTAAAAGTATTATTCTCGTTTTTGACGACAATACGTTTGATGAACTAATACCAAGAAAGAAAGTATAA
- a CDS encoding glycosyltransferase family 1 protein — MNTLHCDRYLHVVAFDIPWPANYGGAIDIYYKLKYLHKAGIKVILHVFQYGNRYPSPEIERLCYKTYYYPRDGWLSLFSKKPYIVYSRNDKTLLGHLLQDNYPILYEGIHTTFFISHPSLHDRKQFIRMHNVEHEYYKSLSRTEKKLPYKIYLCLESVKLKNYEKKILPYANGILAISPKDVIHYQQYHSQVFHISAFHPFDDVVVSDEAEPFALYHGSLDVSENSYAAEYLIKEVFSSLSVPFYIAGNKPPHRLVKLAQKYPHIKLLQNLTQTEFENLISKAQINILPTFQATGIKLKLLYALYRGKHVIVNSNMVRGTHLEELCYVADNPEMMKKIIQDLFNKPFSSHEILRRKAILEKNGFCNSTKIKNMIDIIFG; from the coding sequence ATGAATACTTTACATTGTGATAGGTATTTGCATGTAGTTGCGTTCGATATCCCATGGCCCGCCAATTATGGTGGAGCTATTGATATTTATTACAAATTGAAATATTTGCATAAAGCTGGAATTAAAGTCATCTTGCATGTATTTCAATATGGAAACAGATATCCATCGCCAGAAATAGAACGGTTGTGTTATAAGACATATTACTATCCAAGGGATGGCTGGTTATCTTTATTTTCAAAAAAACCATACATAGTTTATTCAAGAAACGATAAAACCTTACTTGGTCATCTTCTTCAAGACAATTACCCGATTCTTTACGAAGGAATCCATACTACTTTTTTTATCTCGCATCCATCATTGCACGACAGGAAACAATTTATACGAATGCATAATGTTGAACATGAATACTATAAATCACTTTCTCGGACAGAAAAAAAATTGCCATATAAGATTTATCTCTGTCTTGAATCAGTAAAACTTAAAAATTACGAAAAAAAGATTCTTCCTTATGCAAATGGCATCCTTGCTATTTCACCTAAAGATGTCATACACTATCAACAGTATCATTCTCAAGTTTTTCATATTAGTGCTTTTCATCCATTTGACGATGTAGTCGTTTCAGACGAAGCTGAACCTTTTGCTCTTTACCATGGCAGTTTAGATGTGAGTGAAAACAGTTATGCTGCTGAATACCTTATCAAAGAAGTTTTTTCATCTCTTTCAGTCCCCTTTTACATTGCTGGAAACAAACCGCCACATCGTCTTGTTAAACTTGCCCAAAAATATCCTCACATTAAATTATTGCAAAATCTAACCCAAACCGAATTTGAAAATCTTATTTCAAAAGCACAAATAAACATTTTACCAACTTTTCAGGCAACAGGCATCAAGTTAAAATTATTGTATGCTTTATACAGAGGAAAACATGTCATTGTTAATTCGAACATGGTAAGAGGTACTCATCTTGAAGAACTTTGCTACGTTGCAGATAACCCTGAAATGATGAAAAAAATTATTCAAGATCTTTTTAATAAACCATTTTCATCGCATGAAATATTACGTCGAAAAGCTATTCTTGAAAAAAACGGATTTTGTAATTCAACCAAAATTAAAAATATGATCGATATTATATTTGGTTAG
- the ndk gene encoding nucleoside-diphosphate kinase: MAGNVTLAMIKPKAVESGHVGAILHTICASGFRIRGLKMMKFTKELAEKFYEVHQGKDFYEPLIEFITSGPVVVACIEGDNAVASFRELMGATDPKLAGPETIRGKFGTSVLANAIHGSDSDETAIREIELVFSKEEIF, from the coding sequence ATGGCAGGAAATGTTACTTTGGCAATGATTAAGCCCAAGGCCGTTGAATCCGGACATGTGGGTGCTATTCTGCACACCATTTGTGCTAGCGGATTCCGCATTAGAGGGCTTAAGATGATGAAGTTTACGAAAGAACTGGCCGAAAAATTCTACGAAGTTCACCAAGGAAAAGATTTTTACGAACCTTTAATCGAGTTTATTACATCAGGTCCCGTTGTTGTAGCTTGCATTGAGGGAGATAACGCAGTAGCCTCTTTTAGAGAACTCATGGGTGCTACAGATCCAAAGCTTGCTGGGCCTGAAACTATTCGTGGAAAATTTGGAACATCCGTACTTGCCAATGCAATTCACGGCTCTGATAGCGACGAAACTGCCATCCGTGAAATTGAATTGGTTTTTTCTAAGGAAGAAATATTCTAA